CGCACGCTTGATGGAGAACTCGGGTATTGTAAAGGGGGTGAGTGCTGGCGAATGCTCACATACATTCCTGGAAAAACATTTGAGGCTTCCATTACCCCACTCCAGGCAGAAAGTGCGGGGGCTCTCGTTGGCGTCTTTCACAATGCCCTTCTTGATTTGGAATATTCCTATAAGCACGCACTCCCAGGTTTCCATGACACAAAACACATCATGGAGCGACTCAAACAGGTCGTCGACGCCAACGTGGGTGGAGAAAAGTACCAAGTTCTTGCTCCGCTCGCAGAAGAAATACTTTCAGCATATAGGCCGGTGCGCGGGGCGCTTGCCTCACTCCCCCTGCGGCATGTGCATGGCGACCTCAAGCTCAACAATATACTTTTCGATAAAGATGGGGTCAGCGCCCTGGCACTTCTTGATCTCGACACCTTGGGGAAAATGAGTATTCCTATTGAAATGGGTGATGCTGCACGAAGTTGGTGCAACCAAAGAGACGAAGACGCAACCGATCCTCAGTTTGATATGGCTATTTTTGAGAGCATGATGCGAGGATATTTTAGTAAAGCAACATTTCTAAGTCGTGTAGAACGAGCAGCGATCCCTACGGGAATCGCAACAATTATACTCGAGCTCTCTGCGCGCTTTGTCACTGATGCGTTTGAAGAGTCATATTTTACCCTCGACACAAGCCGCTACCAATCCCGATATGTGCAAAACATGGCAAAAGCAAATGGGCAGATGAAACTGTATCGCGACTTTATCACAAAAAAAGAAGTGGCAGAAAGAATCGTCGGTTTATAAAGATGTCCTCGGGGCAAGCCCCGAGGTATTGATTGTCTTGCATTTTCGCTCCTCGCTCGACGAAATAAAAGCCCGACAATGGGGTCGGGCAATAAAACAGCGTGACATCGACTAGCGGCGGAGAGGTGGGAGTCTCATAAATGAGATCGGGATAGTAACGAGTTCATCGTTGCGCTTAACAACGACCTCTCCTCTCGTATTTGGCGACACTTCAAAAAAGATAAACTCTTCAAGGGCACGCCTCGTAGTCACGACGTGCCTTCTTTCTGCGAAGCGAACTTCTTTCAACAAATCACCCATTCGGAGTCCTGCGCGCTCTGATGCCGTGTCTGTGAAAACCTCGTACACCATGACGCCTTCTTCGGGGGGTGGATAATCCTTCTCTGTATAGTATTCGTACATGATAGGCGAAACTTCGCGTGTTTCCCTTATCGAGAAGTCAAACGAGGCGTGCTCTACCAATTTGTCTCTTTCAAGGCGAGCGAGAAGACGTCCGATGATGCGAGCGTTGAGAGAGAACGACATTCCCCCTCCGTCACCACCTACAACGGCAATGCCGTTAGGGGTATTCAACACCGCGGCAGTTAACGGAACAATGCTTACGTTTATGCCCACAACTTCACGGTTACGGTTCAGGAGGGGGCCTCCTGAATTGCCGGGGTTAAGCGGCGTTTGCGTCGTAACATAAAGCCAAGAAGGAAACTGAACGGGCAATGGTATCTGCTCAAGCGCAATGACGACGCCAAACGTCGTTGCCTTCAATTCGTGCGGGAAACCAGCGGCAAAGACCACATCGCCGACACGAAGAGCGTCCGAGAAGTTAAATCGCGCGGGTTCGATACCTTCGGTGAGCCATGCCGGGACCTTGAGAAGTGCGAGGTCGGCGGCTGGATCTCTGCCGACAATCTCCGCCTTTCCAAATCCGTTGCCGAACGTCACCCAAATGGTGGTAGCTGTTGGTGTTGGCCCTAGGGCGTGATTAACAGTGACGATGCGAAGCTCTCCTGCGTTGTTTCTGTAGAGAAAGCCGGTGGAGTTGATTTCATTAACAAAAGGTTCATTCTGGTTTTGGGGATTGGGGGAAGTCCGTGGAATCTGTATCCGCGCAAGATAATTGTTCTCAAGAGCAATCTGCTTCATGATGGCGCCAACCTCGCCGATATCGAGGTTTTCGGCCGCGTGCACGCTCGTGCTTACAGTAAAGAATGTCGTGACAATGAACAGAGCAAAGATTCTGGCAAAGCGCATGGTATACCTCTTCGTGAAGCGTTGCCTGTGTCTTTAAAAAGTATAGCATGGCATTTTTCTAACATACCAAAAGGACACAGAAACAAAAATTATACAAAAACGGCCGCCTAAAGCGACCGAGTTTTTATATTACAATTGAAAAATGAGGAGTTCGCTACCACGCTTGAGAACAAGTTCTCCCCTCGTATTTGGCGACACTTCAAAAAAGATAAACTCTTCAAATGCTTGCCTTGTGGTCACGACATGTACTTTTTCTCCGAAACGGATTTCTTTCACGAGGTCGCCAGGGCGCACAAAGGACGCCCGTGAAGTAGTTGCGAAAACCTCATACACCATGACGCCTTCTTCGGGGGGTGGATAGTTCTTTCCTGTATAGTATTCGTAAAAAATAGGTGACACGTCGCGTGTTTCCCTTACAGAGAAGTCGAGCTGGACGTGCTCTACTACTCCACCCCGTTCAAGGCGGGGAAGGAGGCGCCCAAGGGCATATGCAGTAACACTGAATGCCATGCCGCTACCGGCAGTGGTCGAAATAATGCTCTCATTGATGGCAACAACTTCACGGTTACGGTTCAGGAGGGGGCCTCCTGAATTGCCAGAGTTGACTGGTGCCTGAGTCGTTACGTACAGCCATTGAGGAAACGGGTCTTCCAATTCCCGCTCTTTCAGGGCTGTGATAAAGCCAAAGGTGGTGTTTTCCATTCCAAAAGGAAACCCAGTAGCAAACACGGTATCGCCAACCTGAAGGTCGTTCGAGAAATTAAATCGCGCGGGTTCGACACCTTCGGTGAGCCATGCCGGGACCTTGAGAAGTGCGAGGTCGGCGGCTGGGTCTCTGCCGACAATTTCCGCCTTTCCAAATCCGCTGCCGAACGTCACCCAAATGGTTGCCGTGTCTGGGGTCGGCCCCAGGACGTGATTAACTGTCGCAATGCGAAGCTCTCCATCGGTATTTCTAAAGAGGATACCCGTGCCAATAGCTTCATTGATGGCGGGCTGATTTGGATTACGAGGATTGCGAGAGGTGGGTTGGAGCGTATGTATCCGCGCAAGGTAATTGTTCTCAAGGGCAATTTGCCTCATGATAGCACCTGCGTCGGCTGTGAATGGCTCGTTTGTTGCGGCGGTGCATCCCGCAAGAGTCCCGGTAAAGAATGTCGTGACAATGAACAGAGCAAAGATTCTGGCAAAGCGCATGACATACTCCTTTGAAAAAGCGCATGCTCTATCTATTTTTGAGTATACACTCCCCTCGCTAAACGCCTAGCCGCTATCGAAACACGGAACAAAAAACGTTATTTGTAAACCCCACAATAGAAAATTATATCGAGGCAAACGGCAGCTCCGCAAACAACTTCACAATCCAAAGCTCATAATCGAGCAGGATATATGACACAAGAGCGAAGGGCCAAGCAACGGCGTCGCTCACAAAACCAAGAGCCGCAGCGAGAAAACCGAAGAGCATGGTGTAGGGAATGGTCGGAAGCACAAGGATGTTTGTAACTGGGGCAATAAGGGACACCTGACCCATCATGTATATGAGGAGTGGCAAGACAAAAAGCTGTGTCGAGATGGTTGCGATTGCCGCCTCACGAAGACCGAGCTTTGTCGGCATCCATCCAAAATATTTTTCAATCCTTGGCGCTAACTGTATAAGACCGAGTGTCGCGAGAAAAGAGAGTTGAAACGACGGATCAAACATGAGTGTGCGCGGATTCCACAAAAGCATGCCGAGGCCTGCGACAAAAAGTGCGATGGTGATCTCGTACGCACGACCAGTTGCTCGAGCGAGAAGAATGAGGAGCGCCATGACGCATGCGCGGACCACCGTCGCTCCAGCTCCGGTCATGACGGCAAATGCAATAATGGTCGCTCCCGCAGCGCCAATACCGAAAAAGCGTGGGGCTAGCAATTGAAAACCGCGCGCAACGTTTTCCGCGACGATAGTGATGTTATACCCGGATAAGACGACAATGTGAATGATTCCCGTTTCCCGGAAGGCCCCCAAGAGGTCTTCCCCGAGCGATTGCTTAACGCCGAAGTTAATTCCAGCAAGAAGTGAGTTATGCGGTTCGGGAAGGAGACGCGCCGTGTTCTCAATCATTTTGTGTTTGAGCGAAAACAAAAATCCCTTTATCGGGTTCCCCCTCTCGTGAGCGACGAGTTCGATACTCGGATAAAAAACTTGGTAATGTATGTTGTCTTTTGCAAGGTACGCGACGTAGTCAAAGGGGCGGCCAGGTTCTTCTTCGTCTCTTACAACATTCTTTGGCTTCTGGAGCGTCCCCCTAACCACGAGCTCATCACCGTAACGAAACTCGGGATAATGTTCGGCAGTGAGAAGTATCTTTACCCCCTCTGGCGTCTTGAACAAAAGTTTTGTATGGGTCTCTCGAATATCCGGCTCATCAATAGTAACGCCCTGGAGTACAACGTGTGTCTCGGTTTTTTGGTCAAGCGCAGGATTACCTTGGCGCATGTCAGTAACATCATAGCGGAGCATACCAAACCCCACCGCGAACAGGGCAACTCCGGTGACAAGTGCCGCATGAAATACTATTCTCCTGTTCGAGCGAATTAGAGAATAGTAGAAGAAAAAGACCACCCCAAGAAAAACAACAAAGACGGAGAATGCGCCGCCAAAGTTATAAACGCTCCGAAACGCAACACCTACAGCAAAAGCAATGATGAAGAGGAGAAGCCATGTGCTTTTGGACATGGCATTACTATAGCGCAGACGCAAATGAATCTCTACGCCTTTACGGACGTGGAGATTCATTTTCTAGAACCCACGGTTCTAGAAGCGCGATGCTCCCGTTCTGCTCGCATCGCTTAACTCCTCCACGGGGAACCTTGCAGGTTCCCCGACCCCTTCCGGCATTCCCGCATTCATCCGACGCTCTTACGAGCGTGGTATTCTGCGGAAATTAACAAAAGGCACCCCGCCCCGTGTCTATCCCTCACGCTATCAGGGTTGACTTATCTCTATGTAAGGAACTACACTGGCATTAGATATCTTGACAACCGTAAGGAGATTTTGCCGTGGGACGCATGGATATTCGAGACCTTGGAAGTGGCGGGAATACTGAGTATGTCATGTTTATTCGGATGTTGATTCTTAACTCATTCTTCGTTGCAATTGCGTTTTGGGCATATGTTGAGGGATGGGTTGGGGCAGTGCTTGCAGCCGATAGTGTTTATATTTCGCGTGGCATTGCGGGGCTTGGCCTCTTGGGCCTTGTCATGATTACCGCCCGCATATTTAATGTTTCCCAAGAACTTAATATTGCCCGAGGATACCGCCGACGCGTGGGGAACAGCGCGGGGAACACGCAAGAAAAGGTAGACGCGTGGCTCCGGTCCACCCACTCACGAATCGCCCTCTTTGTTGATGCATACCGCTCCGCAAGGGCGGAAGATAAACCAGTTTTGCTTGAACAATTCCGTCTTACCATGACAAGCAAACTCCAGATCTTCAGTTCGATTGCAGAATGGTTGGTTGTTCTGGGATTGATTGGCACGGTAGTTGGTATCAGAATTGGCACTGGAGCAATTGACCCAACCGCATTCCGAGACATCAACCTGGTCGTGCCACTTTTGAAGAATGTAATCGGAGCATTCTATATTGCATTCGACACAACGATTGTGGGTGCCTGTGCCGCTTTGTGGCTGGACGCAAACCTGAAATGGATTTTGCGCCCTGGCATGGCCCAACTTGTGAACGAAGCAGTTAGAATAGGGGTTACTCGCAATGGAAAATGAATCAGGGGGCCGCATTTCAGGCGTGGTCTTACGTGATCTCCCCTTCGCTGTGGCATTCGTCTTCATCATCTTGTTCGTCTTTCTTGTGCCATTCATTAACCCTTCTCAAGAAGAAGACGTGATGATAAAGATGCCAGGCAATATCATGATACAGATTGTGTGGCAAGACAATGTTGATGTTGATGTTGATCTTTGGGCGCGCGCACCCGGTGATGAGGTGATTGGTTATTCAAATCGTGCTGGCCAGACATTCAACCTTTTACGAGACGATTTGGGAACTCTCCGCGATACAACTCCTTATAACTACGAGGTGATGTTCGGACGAGATATGCCGAATGGGACGTACACTGTAAACGTGCACCTGTACCGAAACGGGTCGGAATCACTTGAAGTTCCGGTGTACGTCGATGTGTACATAAGCCGCGGAAGTAAAACTGTCTCCATCGCAAAAAAAAGTGTTGTGCTTAGCTATTTGGGTGATGAGATTACCGTTGTAAATTTCACCATCGAGAATGAGATTCTCATTGGGCAACCAAATAACGAATTCACGCCACTCAGAAGTCAAGCGCTATTCGGAGGGGCCCCATGAACGAGTTCATGATTGATATTGGCCCGTATTTCCTTGGGTCACTCGTTATTGCCTTCGTCCTCGCCATTGTTTCGGCATGGTGGAATCGTTCTGTGCTCTCAAAAGCTGCTGCTTTTGCCGCATTAGCGACAATGGTCTATCTTGTTTTTATGGCAGTTACGGCCACAAACAACAAAATAGATTACATCGTAAACAATCTTCTCTCGAGGCCAAAGGTTGTCACGTTTGAGGAACTCCAGGCGATGCTCCCAGAGGGGCACACCGGACACCTTGTGCTTTATGGAGAGACAAAAAGCAATGCTGGAGTTTACCTGCTTTTGCGCTCGCCTGGTGTTTCCGAACCTCGCTACTATCTCTTGCTCGCTGATGAAAAAACACAGGAAGAGTTTAAACGAGCGAAGCGTGAAGCTAAAGACAAACAAACCCAACTTCTTCTTGGAGGAAGGGTCGTGAGGAAGGGCGTGTTGGATGCCAATGACGGAAGATATGGTGAAGAAGGTGCGGCGAATGAA
This portion of the Parcubacteria group bacterium genome encodes:
- a CDS encoding phosphotransferase, which produces MPIIMEPLAAIQHFTKKPLLSVSPYGQGRIHQTYLAECSEGEKYILQKLHSIFKAPVLEDIEAVTTHLREKGLTTPRIVRTLDGELGYCKGGECWRMLTYIPGKTFEASITPLQAESAGALVGVFHNALLDLEYSYKHALPGFHDTKHIMERLKQVVDANVGGEKYQVLAPLAEEILSAYRPVRGALASLPLRHVHGDLKLNNILFDKDGVSALALLDLDTLGKMSIPIEMGDAARSWCNQRDEDATDPQFDMAIFESMMRGYFSKATFLSRVERAAIPTGIATIILELSARFVTDAFEESYFTLDTSRYQSRYVQNMAKANGQMKLYRDFITKKEVAERIVGL
- a CDS encoding trypsin-like peptidase domain-containing protein, encoding MRFARIFALFIVTTFFTVSTSVHAAENLDIGEVGAIMKQIALENNYLARIQIPRTSPNPQNQNEPFVNEINSTGFLYRNNAGELRIVTVNHALGPTPTATTIWVTFGNGFGKAEIVGRDPAADLALLKVPAWLTEGIEPARFNFSDALRVGDVVFAAGFPHELKATTFGVVIALEQIPLPVQFPSWLYVTTQTPLNPGNSGGPLLNRNREVVGINVSIVPLTAAVLNTPNGIAVVGGDGGGMSFSLNARIIGRLLARLERDKLVEHASFDFSIRETREVSPIMYEYYTEKDYPPPEEGVMVYEVFTDTASERAGLRMGDLLKEVRFAERRHVVTTRRALEEFIFFEVSPNTRGEVVVKRNDELVTIPISFMRLPPLRR
- a CDS encoding serine protease; this translates as MRFARIFALFIVTTFFTGTLAGCTAATNEPFTADAGAIMRQIALENNYLARIHTLQPTSRNPRNPNQPAINEAIGTGILFRNTDGELRIATVNHVLGPTPDTATIWVTFGSGFGKAEIVGRDPAADLALLKVPAWLTEGVEPARFNFSNDLQVGDTVFATGFPFGMENTTFGFITALKERELEDPFPQWLYVTTQAPVNSGNSGGPLLNRNREVVAINESIISTTAGSGMAFSVTAYALGRLLPRLERGGVVEHVQLDFSVRETRDVSPIFYEYYTGKNYPPPEEGVMVYEVFATTSRASFVRPGDLVKEIRFGEKVHVVTTRQAFEEFIFFEVSPNTRGELVLKRGSELLIFQL
- a CDS encoding ComEC family competence protein; this translates as MSKSTWLLLFIIAFAVGVAFRSVYNFGGAFSVFVVFLGVVFFFYYSLIRSNRRIVFHAALVTGVALFAVGFGMLRYDVTDMRQGNPALDQKTETHVVLQGVTIDEPDIRETHTKLLFKTPEGVKILLTAEHYPEFRYGDELVVRGTLQKPKNVVRDEEEPGRPFDYVAYLAKDNIHYQVFYPSIELVAHERGNPIKGFLFSLKHKMIENTARLLPEPHNSLLAGINFGVKQSLGEDLLGAFRETGIIHIVVLSGYNITIVAENVARGFQLLAPRFFGIGAAGATIIAFAVMTGAGATVVRACVMALLILLARATGRAYEITIALFVAGLGMLLWNPRTLMFDPSFQLSFLATLGLIQLAPRIEKYFGWMPTKLGLREAAIATISTQLFVLPLLIYMMGQVSLIAPVTNILVLPTIPYTMLFGFLAAALGFVSDAVAWPFALVSYILLDYELWIVKLFAELPFASI